Proteins encoded in a region of the Bicyclus anynana chromosome 9, ilBicAnyn1.1, whole genome shotgun sequence genome:
- the LOC112053246 gene encoding uncharacterized protein LOC112053246, translating into MQLPEPPPPPLAPLWDRVLRARALPPDLDVQLLYVAIKDRLSHPEWEVRLHALRVLADLLPLSGNALSFPFDQVIDNLGHSSPNVRKAALDALKVFCVHCEDPECAARAIIDKFSYNNIRPHSAEMDSKINVITGLILSIPSVIGILRRRTADLDMFPIFQILGEKLFDSMHKDVALRSLMKLRRVCGPHKYTNVFSQLDIRIQDRFKHLCEAYDEDSLDVYYAPRKVRNQPLVHINRVFNNPLTPIYLSTDSSSEDSFRVPFNNNNYAKVIIETEIKFDSDTAITMTVLEQNETESDKNTISDEDCDSSDRLMLKYSEGDSEEDSDVVVKKVRFGGESVKIRTPDSDNLMTSEDDVNHNRPLGILEKSRIEQVLPETPAIVNKMNDLMREAQERESRTSRKSGIPLPVINNKTHKGVSKHTKVKVKSKSLSELYDYFNKKNDIPESKAREKSRFALTLMEVQNPDKIPSPVESHREVEVLHNLQRSPTLSPRRQQTRVIVDNDRFILNLVASSPPESMLLALRPSSPLQGHYAWEDLHVVPKHISDQLHNTENWIAAVKAADHLHSTLLDADNVHAVEPEVTSLVQHMWALSDAVSAARAPAEGAVCAVVRIGSGACVRRMLPALVRRMGREPPPAALPHALLQRMALHHLVELIFDTDIIGGSDKETENGQLRAALCLARAAGPAAVLAAVRRRLNGSPRADAFCNKLRERLTRPVDHVKPTPAPRNSHLPVATRRRARSTPPAAPPPRPRRLRPLPDSAPLPGVSPPGRDFVLKPRAAIHLINNRVTPDIIIGEEDKDKLEDDEKKVEELFTVAGTTETESKPDELSNDISLIRTPSLHAENISVESVNVEDLSEKSIRGEDFSDSGGVENVSEKNVSLASVETVAEQISMQSSNVASASSRQSYITPEEIKSATPKPVSAKSLSLSNLSKSPGKSIASSLRSEPASPEPTRDFESRSCERDVRTALVECMVPARHEDWEVIVNGLLETERLAKDEWARAPASSWRAVTRSVAGHVRSLRSRVARTACSTLGTLFEFRGRGLDPELEEAVSALLERCADVNRFLRADATAALGRVACGGNYARAGVALARRGASHRGGPVRAAAAQALTRLVQQHGVARILELPVEPRTVILRAAGELIADASPEARMHARHLYIAFSEDSRFRQLLKDAMPVSRYRAIEKYVDKLRCR; encoded by the exons ATGCAACTACCCGAGCCTCCGCCACCGCCACTCGCGCCCCTCTGGGACCGCGTCCTCCGCGCCAGGGCTCTGCCCCCGGACCTCGACGTACAACTCCTCTACGTGGCCATTAAAGACCGCCTCTCTCATCCGGAGTGGGAAGTGCGGTTGCACGCACTGAGAGTCCTCGCTGACCTGCTCCCCTTATCCGGCAATGCTCTCTCCTTCCCGTTCGATCAAGTCATCGACAACCTTGGACACAGTTCCCCTAACGTCCGCAAGGCCGCCTTGGACGCGCTCAAAGTATTCTGCGTCCACTGCGAAGATCCTGAATGTGCAGCTCGGGCGATCATAGATAAGTTCTCCTACAACAACATTAGACCGCATTCCGCTGAAATGGACagcaaaataaatgtaattaccGGTTTAATACTTTCTATACCGTCAGTAATAGGGATATTGAGACGCCGAACAGCCGATCTGGACATGTTTCctatattccaaattttaggAGAGAAACTTTTTGACTCAATGCACAAAGATGTTGCTCTCCGATCGCTAATGAAACTACGCAGGGTATGTGGACCTCATAAATATACAAACGTTTTCTCACAGTTAGATATAAGAATTCAAGATAGATTTAAGCATTTGTGCGAGGCTTACGATGAAGATTCGCTAGACGTTTATTATGCTCCGAGAAAAGTAAGGAACCAGCCTCTCGTACATATAAATCGTGTCTTCAATAACCCTTTGACcccaatctatctatctacagACTCGTCGTCTGAAGATTCTTTCAGAGTGccttttaataacaataattatgctaaagtgattatagaaactgaaattaaatttgACTCGGATACTGCTATAACAATGACTGTGTTAGAACAAAACGAAACAGAATCGGACAAAAACACGATAAGCGACGAAGATTGTGATAGCTCTGATCGTCTCATGCTGAAATATAGTGAAGGTGATTCAGAGGAAGATTCAGATGTTGTAGTTAAAAAAGTGCGATTCGGTGGTGAAAGTGTAAAAATTCGGACCCCTGACAGTGACAATTTAATGACCAGTGAAGATGACGTTAATCATAATCGTCCTTTAGGTATATTAGAAAAGTCTAGAATAGAACAGGTGTTACCAGAAACGCCAGCCATTGTGAATAAGATGAATGATTTAATGCGTGAGGCACAAGAAAGAGAATCACGTACATCTAGAAAAAGTGGTATTCCATTACCAGTTATAAACAATAAGACACATAAGGGTGTTTCAAAACATACTAAAGTGAAGGTCAAATCTAAATCTCTTAGCGAGTTATATGATTACTTCAATAAGAAAAATGATATTCCAGAAAGCAAGGCAAGAGAAAAGTCGAGGTTTGCTTTGACATTAATGGAGGTGCAGAATCCGGACAAAATTCCCAGTCCAGTCGAATCTCACAGAGAGGTTGAAGTTTTACACAATTTACAAAGGAGTCCGACACTGTCACCCCGCAGACAACAGACTCGTGTTATTGTGGACAATGATAG GTTTATCCTCAATCTCGTGGCATCTTCTCCCCCCGAGTCGATGCTGTTGGCTCTCCGACCATCGTCACCCTTGCAAGGTCATTACGCTTGGGAGGACCTTCACGTGGTACCGAAACACATCTCCGATCAGCTGCATAACACG GAAAACTGGATAGCAGCAGTAAAGGCAGCCGACCATCTCCACAGTACATTGTTAGACGCTGACAATGTTCACGCAGTGGAGCCCGAGGTGACGTCACTAGTGCAGCACATGTGGGCGCTCAGTGATGCG GTGTCCGCCGCACGGGCGCCGGCAGAGGGCGCCGTGTGCGCAGTGGTACGCATCGGGAGCGGCGCCTGCGTGCGTCGCATGCTGCCGGCGCTGGTGCGGCGGATGGGCCGGGAGCCGCCTCCTGCCGCGCTGCCTCACGCGTTGCTGCAGAGGATGGCGCTGCATCACCTCGTCGAGCTGATATTCGACACTGACATCATTGGG GGATCAGATAAAGAGACAGAGAACGGCCAACTGCGAGCAGCGCTGTGCCTAGCGAGAGCTGCAGGCCCAGCCGCCGTGTTGGCAGCCGTCCGACGAAGACTCAATGGATCGCCCAGAGCTGATGCTTTTTGCAATAAG TTACGCGAACGTCTCACCCGGCCAGTTGATCACGTTAAGCCAACACCAGCGCCGAG GAACTCGCACCTCCCAGTGGCTACCCGCCGGCGGGCTCGGTCGACGCCGCCGGCCGCGCCGCCGCCTCGGCCTCGCAGATTACGACCACTACCAGACTCCGCACCTTTGCCAG GAGTTTCACCGCCTGGGAGAGATTTTGTTTTGAAACCTAGAGCTGCGATACATCTGATTAATAATAg AGTCACACCTGACATCATCATTGGCGAAGAGGATAAAGACAAATTAGAGGACGACGAAAAGAAAGTTGAGGAACTTTTTACCGTCGCGGGGACGACAGAAACAGAAAGCAAGCCAGACGAACTTTCCAACGACATTTCGTTAATACGAACTCCATCTTTGCACGCGGAAAACATTTCCGTAGAGTCTGTAAATGTTGAGGATTTATCGGAAAAATCGATACGTGGAGAGGATTTTTCGGATTCGGGTGGCGTCGAAAATGTGTCCGAGAAAAATGTTTCCTTGGCCAGTGTCGAAACTGTCGCGGAGCAAATTTCAATGCAAAGCAGCAACGTTGCCTCGGCAAGTTCACGGCAAAGTTATATCACGCCTGAAGAAATAAAATCTGCAACACCTAAACCTGTTAGTGCGAAATCGTTATCGCTATCGAATCTATCAAAAAGCCCCGGGAAATCTATTGCTTCGTCATTGCGAAGTGAACCAGCTTCTCCGGAGCCCACGAGAGATTTCGAGAGCAGGTCATGCGAACGCGACGTTCGGACTGCACTCGTGGAATGTATGGTACCAGCTCGACATGAAGATTGGGAAGTGATTGTAAATGGTCTCCTTGAAACTGAGCGGCTAGCAAAAGACGAGTGGGCTCGCGCGCCCGCATCCAGCTGGCGGGCTGTCACTCGTTCCGTAGCTGGTCACGTCCGGTCACTTCGCTCGCGCGTTGCTAGAACTGCTTGTTCGACCCTCGGCACGTTATTCGAATTCCGCGGTCGCGGACTTGACCCTGAGTTAGAGGAAGCTGTCAGTGCGTTATTGGAACGTTGTGCGGATGTGAACCGTTTCCTGCGAGCGGACGCTACAGCTGCTCTCGGTCGAGTGGCTTGTGGTGGGAACTACGCTCGCGCTGGCGTAGCCTTGGCCCGGAGAGGAGCCTCGCATCGCGGCGGACCAGTGCGCGCTGCCGCGGCTCAAGCTCTCACCAGGTTAGTACAACAACACGGAGTTGCACGAATTCTGGAACTACCCGTTGAGCCTCGCACCGTTATATTGCGTGCCGCTGGGGAGTTGATAGCTGACGCGAGTCCCGAAGCTAGGATGCACGCCCGTCACCTTTATATTGCATTTTCTGAGGACTCGCGCTTCAGGCAGCTGTTGAAAGATGCAATGCCGGTGAGTCGTTATCGTGCTATTGAGAAATATGTCGACAAATTACGCTGTCGATAA
- the LOC112053228 gene encoding TLC domain-containing protein 5-like, whose product MALSHELSSASVLKLCSFVFWGWFYVWTTFVEPKKSPEWHSRVVTLLHGSVATLAGLCQCGMTSVDRCRLTMKITYAEYALMLWSWGYFAFDLLWCLLYWNGSHVILAHHVVALVAVNVYMSKAYAGCTFACTLALMEITNPFLQTRWLFSFQTCKPCLPRLLRYEGYGQTYIFYLVEIIYFVMFLTIRAIFCTYLVFKVLNSDILDLDEKLISLSLYAVSLILVYEILSYVSYKYKNKIVSK is encoded by the exons ATGGCGTTGTCTCATGAACTATCATCGGCGTCGGTGCTAAAACTGTGCTCGTTTGTATTCTGGGGATGGTTCTACGTTTGGACAACGTTTGTGGAGCCGAAAAAGAGCCCGGAATGGCATTCGCGGGTGGTGACGTTGTTGCATGGGTCTGTGGCTACTTTGGCCGGACTTTGCCAGTGTGGCATGACCTCTGTCGACCGTTGCAGGCTTACCA TGAAAATAACATACGCGGAGTACGCCCTGATGCTTTGGTCGTGGGGCTACTTCGCGTTCGACCTTCTGTGGTGCCTGCTGTACTGGAACGGCAGCCATGTCATCCTGGCGCACCACGTCGTGGCTCTCGTCGCCGTCAATGTGTATATGAGCAAGGCTTACGCTGGGTGCACTTTTGCTTGCACGCTGGCTCTAATGGAGATAACAAATCCGTTTCTACAAACTCGATGGTTATTTAGTTTTCAGACATGTA AACCCTGTCTCCCCAGGTTGCTGCGGTACGAAGGATATGGCCAAACATACATTTTCTACTTGGTGGAGATAATTTACTTCGTCATGTTCCTAACTATTCGCGCAATTTTCTGCACTTATCTGGTTTTCAAAGTGCTCAACTCAGATATACTAGACTTGGACGAAAAATTAATCTCCCTATCTCTATATGCAGTGTCTCTCATTTTAGTGTATGAGATACTTAGTTACGTTtcctacaaatataaaaataaaatagtaagtaagtag
- the LOC112053237 gene encoding RNA-binding protein 7 encodes MIEEDNKTLWCGNLAEQVTEELLYELFLQAGPLEKVRIPRDRDGRQKNFAFITYCHEISVPYAISLFRGTSLFHRALSLDTRGKIARPPPMRYGDIPGPIPDFSGQANIAKQFSDMTQRLWEENPKPSHVPTHRPDRNDKLVMASLQGNWSHRHHPYKPKDKAHSQNDYRHKADKYKRGSKSKHPSWRDRRDYGNRR; translated from the exons atgatTGAAGAAGACAACAAAACGCTCTGGTGTGGCAATTTAGCAGAACAAGTCACTGAAGAATTGTTGTACGAACTCTTCTTGCAG GCGGGTCCCCTGGAAAAGGTAAGGATCCCAAGGGATCGAGACGGCAGACAAAAAAACTTCGCATTCATAACTTACTGTCACGAGATTTCTGTACCTTATGCTATAAGTCTTTTCCGCGGAACCTCACTATTCCATAGAGCTCTGAGTTTGGATACGAGAGGAAAAATTGCAAGGCCTCCTCCCATGCGCTATGGAGACATACCCGGACCCATTCCTGACTTCAGTGGCCAAGCCAACATTGCTAAACAATTTTCAGATATGACCCAACGTCTATGGGAAGAGAACCCTAAACCTAGCCATGTGCCCACACACAGGCCAGACAGAAATGATAAGCTAGTTATGGCCAGTCTGCAAGGTAACTGGTCACACAGGCACCACCCTTACAAACCTAAGGACAAAGCACACAGCCAGAATGATTATAGACATAAAGCAGACAAGTATAAAAGAGGAAGCAAGAGCAAACACCCTTCATGGAGGGATAGGAGAGATTACGGAAACCGTAGGTGA